ACATTTCTCTCGAATTAAGCATGTTCATTTAAAAGATGTTCGATTACCGATTTTTGATAAAGTTAAAAATGAACAATTAAGCTTTCTACAAGGGGTAAAAAAAGGAGTTTTTACAGTTCCAGGAGATGGGATTATCAATTTCAAACCAATATTCCAAGTTTTAGCGGAATTAGGCTATGAAGGATGGATGATTGTTGAAGCAGAACAAGATCCAGCAGTCGCGAATCCATTTGAATACGCGTTAATGGCTAGAAATTATCTTAAGAAGACGGCAGGGGTGTAAAACAGTGAAGAAGATTAAAGTAGGAATTGTAGGACTTGGACGATTAGGACGTCAGCATGCAGAAAATATTGCATTTCGAATTCCTAATTGTGAATTGACGGCTGTATGCAGTGTGTTGAAGGAAGAAGTCGACGAAGTTCAAAAACAATGGAATATTCCATATGGCTATACAAGCTATAATGAAATGCTTGAAAACAAAGAACTTGACGCTATTTTCATTGCCTCACCTTCAGGTTTTCACTGTGAGCAGATCAAACAGGCACTTACTGCTGGATTTCATGTATTTAGTGAAAAACCATTGGGACTATATATGGAAGAAGCAATAGAAGTACAGGAAGCGGTAAGCGCTCATCCAAACCAAGTGTTTATGTTAGGATTCATGCGTCGTTATGACCGTTCTTACATGGCCGCGAAAAAGAAAATTGATAACGGTGACATAGGTGAACCAATGTTTATCCGTTGTTATGGACTAGATCCTGCTGCTCAAATGGATAACTTCCTGAAATTTGCAAAAGCCAACTATAGCGGAGGATTATTCCTTGATATGTCAATTCATGATTTTGATTTGGCCCGCTGGTATTTAGGGACGGAAGCAAAAGAAGCATGGGCAATTGGCGGAAGTTACTCTAGGTCAGAATTTGATGAACTTAATGATGCTGAAACTGGTGCTGCAATGGTTCGTTTCGAAAATAATGCAATTGGAATTTTTGTT
This genomic window from Sporosarcina sp. Marseille-Q4063 contains:
- a CDS encoding Gfo/Idh/MocA family oxidoreductase, producing the protein MKKIKVGIVGLGRLGRQHAENIAFRIPNCELTAVCSVLKEEVDEVQKQWNIPYGYTSYNEMLENKELDAIFIASPSGFHCEQIKQALTAGFHVFSEKPLGLYMEEAIEVQEAVSAHPNQVFMLGFMRRYDRSYMAAKKKIDNGDIGEPMFIRCYGLDPAAQMDNFLKFAKANYSGGLFLDMSIHDFDLARWYLGTEAKEAWAIGGSYSRSEFDELNDAETGAAMVRFENNAIGIFVAGRNSAHGYHIETEIIGTKGSLRIGTIPERNQVVVMNETGVVQECYDGFLERFEQAYLSEVEEFINCILEDRKPSVNVNDGVESTLLGYACKASFETGNLVNVQDLSIQLNEKAEDTPLLLT